From the bacterium genome, the window AACGTCACGGTCGGCGCGGCGATCGAGGAGAACTACAAGTCGATCGGCGCGGCGGCGATGGGCTTCGGCTGCAAGGTCATCGGCCAGACGCCGATCGACGTCAACATGGCCAAGCAGCTGAACATCCTGCTCACGAACCTCGGCGTCGCCGTCGACAACCTGCTCATCGACCCCTCCACCGGCGCGCTCGGCTACGGGCTGGAGTACTCCTTCTCGATCCACGAGCGCATCAAGCTGGCGGCGCTCAAGCAGAACGACGCGATGCTCCAGTCCCCGACCGTCTCGAACCTCGGCAAGGAGGCGTGGCGGGCCAAAGAGGCGAAGATCACGCAGGCGGAGGCGCCGCAGTGGGGCGACCAGCGCAAGCGCGGCATCCTCTGGGAGGCCCTGACGGCCGTCGCCCTGATGATGGCCGGCTCCGACGTCCTGGTCATGCGCCACCCCGAGGCGGCCAGGCTGGTCAGGCAGACGGTCGCGGCGCTCTAGGGCGGCGGACGGGCTGACCGGGCAAAGACGACACGGGCGTGCCGAGCGGATCGGGCCCGTGCAACCCATAGGGAGGTAAGGAAACGTCATGGCGCTCACAGGCATGCAGATCTTCAAGTATATGCCGAAGACCAACTGCGGCCAGTGCGGGGTCCCCACCTGCCTGGCCTTCGCGATGAAGCTGGCCTCCGCCGGCGCGTCCCTCGACCAGTGCCCGTTCGTCTCCGAGGAGGCCAAGGCGGTGCTCGCCGAGGCCTCGGCGCCGCCGATCCGCGGCGTGACGATCGGCGAGGGCGAGTTCGCGCTCAAGGTCGGCGAAGAGCTGGTGCTGCACCGGCACGAGAAGACCTTCTTCAACCCCTGCGGTTACGCGCTGCTGATCGAGGACACCGAGGCCGCCGACGCCGTCGCCACAAAGCTCGCGGCGCTCAAGGCCGCGACCTACGAGCGCGTCGCGCAGACGCTGCGCGCCAACCTCGTGGCGGTGAAGAACACGTCTGGCGACGCCGCGAAGTTCGC encodes:
- a CDS encoding acetyl-CoA decarbonylase/synthase complex subunit delta, with the translated sequence LGDVWGDPVAWAKKCEGEFGADLVCLQLAGTDPNGANRSAADAVATVKAVAGAISVPLIVYGSGNAEKDAEVLKAVAEATQGLNVTVGAAIEENYKSIGAAAMGFGCKVIGQTPIDVNMAKQLNILLTNLGVAVDNLLIDPSTGALGYGLEYSFSIHERIKLAALKQNDAMLQSPTVSNLGKEAWRAKEAKITQAEAPQWGDQRKRGILWEALTAVALMMAGSDVLVMRHPEAARLVRQTVAAL